Proteins encoded within one genomic window of Budorcas taxicolor isolate Tak-1 chromosome 12, Takin1.1, whole genome shotgun sequence:
- the ARL11 gene encoding ADP-ribosylation factor-like protein 11, which translates to MGSVSSRSHTAEAQVVMMGLDSAGKTTLLYKLKGHQLVETLPTVGFNVEPLEAPGQACLTIWDVGGQSPLRASWKDYLEGTAVLVFVLDSTDDARLPEAVAELTEVLEDPHLDGVPLLVLANKQEAPHALPLPEIRDRLGLQRFPGLCWELRACSALTGEGLPEALGSLRRLLSYRSPPSL; encoded by the coding sequence ATGGGGTCTGTGAGTTCTCGAAGTCACACGGCGGAAGCCCAGGTGGTGATGATGGGCCTGGACTCGGCCGGCAAGACCACGCTCCTGTACAAACTGAAGGGCCACCAGCTGGTGGAGACCCTGCCCACCGTGGGTTTCAACGTGGAGCCCCTCGAGGCCCCCGGGCAGGCATGCCTCACCATCTGGGACGTCGGGGGCCAGAGCCCGCTCAGGGCCAGCTGGAAGGACTACCTGGAGGGCACGGCCGTCCTCGTGTTTGTGCTGGACAGCACAGACGACGCCCGCTTGCCCGAGGCAGTGGCTGAGCTCACGGAGGTCTTGGAGGATCCCCACCTGGACGGCGTCCCCCTCCTGGTGCTGGCCAACAAGCAGGAGGCACCCCACGCCCTGCCATTGCCCGAGATCCGAGACAGGCTAGGCCTGCAGAGGTTCCCGGGGCTCTGCTGGGAGCTGCGGGCCTGCAGTGCCCTCACCGGTGAGGGGCTGCCTGAGGCCCTGGGGAGCCTGAGGCGTCTCCTGAGCTACCGCAGCCCCCCGAGTCTCTAG